Proteins from a genomic interval of Ndongobacter massiliensis:
- the thrS gene encoding threonine--tRNA ligase: protein MNITLKDGSAFSVEKGLSAYEVAKSISPGLARAACAAVINGEPVDLRTEVPEGASFSVLNFEDEYGRHAFRHSASHLMAQAVQRLYPGAKFAIGPAIKDGFYYDIEFPEPLVEEDLPKIEAEMKKIVKADDPIERFKMSREEAIAYFEKLEQPYKVELVKDLPEGEVISFYRQDDFTDLCAGPHLMRTGQIKAFKLTSLAGAYWRGDEHNTMLTRIYGTCFPKKALLDEYLERIEEAKRRDHRKLGREMELFTILDEGPGFPVFLPNGMRLKNALMEYWREIHVREGYLEISTPMILSRRLWEESGHWAHYRENMYTTKIDDEDYAIKPMNCPGAMLVYKSKPRSYRDLPLRLAEMGVVHRHEMSGALHGLMRVRCFTQDDAHIFITPEQITDEVRRIAGLIDKLYKKFGFKYHVELSTRPEDSMGTDEEWEQATDGLRTALEAIGLPYVVNEGDGAFYGPKIDYHLEDSIGRTWQCGTIQLDFQLPQRFHAEYVGADGEKHQPIVIHRVAYGSIERFIGILIEHYAGAFPTWLAPTQVALIPVNREAHGAACQALARELEAEGVRVSVDDSEETLGKKIRNAQVAKVTYQLVIGDQEVEQRSVTVRHYGSKDTQTLAWDDFKRTLVDEIHTRR from the coding sequence ATGAATATTACACTAAAAGACGGCAGTGCTTTTTCCGTTGAAAAGGGATTGAGCGCTTACGAAGTGGCAAAGTCGATCAGTCCGGGGCTTGCGCGTGCTGCCTGCGCGGCAGTCATTAACGGTGAACCGGTGGATTTGCGCACGGAAGTTCCGGAAGGGGCGTCTTTTTCCGTGTTAAATTTTGAGGATGAATACGGTCGGCATGCCTTCCGTCATTCGGCATCGCATTTGATGGCGCAGGCCGTGCAGCGGCTGTATCCCGGGGCGAAGTTTGCGATCGGCCCGGCAATTAAGGACGGCTTTTATTACGATATCGAGTTTCCGGAGCCGCTTGTAGAAGAGGATCTGCCGAAAATTGAAGCGGAGATGAAAAAAATTGTCAAAGCGGATGATCCGATTGAGCGCTTTAAGATGAGCCGCGAAGAAGCGATTGCGTATTTTGAAAAATTGGAGCAGCCGTACAAGGTGGAGTTGGTAAAAGATTTGCCGGAGGGGGAAGTCATCAGCTTTTACCGCCAGGATGATTTTACCGATCTGTGCGCGGGACCGCATTTGATGCGCACGGGGCAGATAAAGGCATTCAAGCTGACCAGTCTGGCGGGCGCGTATTGGCGCGGGGACGAGCACAATACGATGTTGACGCGCATTTACGGAACCTGTTTTCCGAAAAAGGCATTGTTGGATGAATATCTGGAACGCATCGAAGAAGCGAAGCGCCGCGATCACCGAAAACTGGGTCGCGAAATGGAACTGTTCACCATCCTGGACGAAGGACCCGGTTTCCCGGTGTTCTTGCCGAATGGAATGCGACTCAAGAATGCCTTGATGGAATATTGGCGGGAAATTCACGTGCGCGAGGGCTATTTGGAGATTTCCACGCCGATGATTCTCAGTCGGCGTCTGTGGGAAGAGTCCGGACATTGGGCTCACTACCGCGAAAATATGTATACGACGAAAATAGACGACGAGGATTATGCGATCAAACCGATGAATTGCCCCGGTGCAATGCTGGTATATAAGTCGAAGCCGCGTTCCTACCGCGATTTGCCGCTGCGCTTGGCGGAAATGGGCGTGGTGCACCGCCACGAGATGAGCGGGGCGCTGCACGGACTCATGCGGGTGCGTTGCTTTACCCAAGATGATGCGCATATCTTTATCACCCCGGAACAAATTACCGATGAAGTACGGCGCATCGCCGGTCTCATCGACAAATTGTACAAAAAATTCGGCTTCAAGTATCATGTAGAGCTTTCGACGCGCCCGGAGGATTCCATGGGCACGGATGAAGAGTGGGAACAGGCGACCGATGGTTTGCGCACGGCATTGGAGGCAATCGGACTGCCCTATGTCGTCAATGAGGGCGACGGTGCGTTCTACGGCCCGAAAATTGATTACCATCTGGAAGACTCCATCGGGCGCACTTGGCAGTGCGGAACGATTCAGCTGGACTTTCAGCTGCCGCAGCGCTTTCATGCCGAGTACGTCGGAGCGGACGGGGAAAAGCATCAGCCCATCGTGATTCACCGCGTGGCGTACGGCTCGATTGAACGCTTTATTGGTATTTTAATTGAACATTATGCCGGGGCATTTCCGACCTGGCTGGCCCCGACGCAAGTTGCCCTGATTCCGGTCAACCGCGAGGCGCACGGCGCTGCCTGTCAGGCATTGGCGCGCGAATTGGAAGCAGAAGGCGTACGCGTTTCCGTCGATGACAGCGAGGAGACCCTTGGGAAGAAGATCCGCAATGCGCAAGTCGCCAAGGTGACCTATCAGCTGGTAATCGGCGATCAAGAAGTTGAGCAGCGAAGCGTCACGGTGCGCCACTACGGATCGAAAGATACACAGACCCTTGCGTGGGACGATTTTAAGCGCACACTGGTGGACGAAATTCATACGCGGCGGTAG
- the hisS gene encoding histidine--tRNA ligase gives MSETLISPSIPSGFMELLPAEQVLFDRMRQTIENTFQIYGFWPLDTPLIEKNEILFSKGGGETTKQIYRIEKLDGPSEQSLRFDLTVPLARYVAQHAGELAFPFRRYQIGKVYRGERSQRGRYREFYQCDIDIIGRDQLALPNDAEIPSVIRRLFHTLALPPATFHMNNRRLLNGIFAYLGIERSEDALRAIDKLPKIGEEKVRVLLMETGVQTEAAEALFTLLRVRGNADVIQALRDFSDTQQKKAPNEDARTRFEEGLSEFVRVYELMQAFGIPEEEIALDLSITRGLDYYTGTVFETFLRGYESIGSVCSGGRYDNLASNFTKEHLPGIGVSIGLTRLFYQLQAAGLLQEVHSDYLQVLVVPMGEDDLTRSIEVINALRDIGVRCQIYLESGKMKKKFGYADRLHVPYVVTIGESERREQRISVKDLATGEQESFMLDAFLSKF, from the coding sequence ATGAGCGAAACGTTGATCAGTCCGAGCATACCATCGGGATTTATGGAACTGCTTCCCGCGGAGCAGGTGCTTTTTGACCGGATGCGGCAGACCATCGAGAACACCTTTCAGATCTACGGCTTTTGGCCTTTGGATACGCCGTTGATTGAAAAAAATGAAATTCTTTTTTCCAAGGGCGGCGGAGAGACGACAAAACAGATTTATCGCATTGAAAAGCTGGACGGGCCATCGGAGCAATCGCTGCGCTTTGATTTGACCGTCCCCTTGGCGCGCTATGTCGCACAACATGCGGGCGAACTGGCATTTCCGTTTCGGCGGTATCAGATTGGAAAAGTATACCGCGGTGAACGCAGTCAACGGGGGCGCTACCGCGAATTTTATCAGTGCGACATCGATATTATCGGGCGCGATCAACTGGCTCTGCCCAATGACGCGGAAATTCCGTCCGTCATTCGGCGCCTTTTTCATACCCTGGCATTGCCGCCCGCGACATTTCACATGAACAACCGTCGTTTATTGAACGGAATTTTCGCCTACCTCGGCATCGAGCGCTCGGAGGACGCGCTGCGCGCGATCGACAAGTTGCCGAAAATTGGAGAAGAAAAGGTGCGTGTACTGCTTATGGAAACGGGCGTGCAGACGGAAGCGGCAGAGGCATTGTTTACACTTTTGCGCGTGCGGGGCAACGCCGATGTCATTCAGGCCCTGCGCGATTTTTCGGATACACAGCAGAAAAAAGCCCCCAATGAGGATGCGCGGACGCGCTTTGAAGAAGGGCTTTCCGAGTTTGTTCGCGTATACGAGTTGATGCAGGCTTTCGGCATCCCGGAAGAAGAAATTGCACTCGATCTTTCGATCACACGTGGATTGGATTATTATACGGGAACAGTCTTTGAAACCTTCCTTAGGGGGTATGAATCCATCGGTTCGGTTTGTTCCGGTGGACGCTATGATAATTTGGCGTCGAATTTCACCAAGGAGCACCTGCCTGGCATCGGGGTTTCCATCGGCTTGACGCGCCTTTTTTACCAGCTGCAGGCGGCGGGTCTTCTGCAAGAAGTGCACAGCGATTATTTGCAGGTGCTGGTTGTCCCCATGGGTGAGGACGATCTGACGCGCAGCATCGAAGTCATCAATGCGTTGCGGGACATCGGCGTGCGCTGTCAGATTTATCTCGAATCTGGCAAGATGAAGAAAAAGTTCGGATATGCCGATCGGCTCCATGTGCCGTATGTGGTGACCATCGGGGAATCCGAGCGGCGCGAACAGCGCATTTCGGTCAAGGACCTTGCAACGGGTGAACAGGAATCTTTCATGCTGGATGCTTTTTTATCAAAGTTTTGA
- a CDS encoding C40 family peptidase, with protein MNKKQVGAFVGVIGVAGAVTAAQFIHMDSSNADYMTRNLVEEYAKASTEQVSAYAEQSSSVAPVQYVLTEAVPEESVEQQSISLAEEAPKVSEEPAEETSEPEESTPEPAPEPEPEPEKTVEVEAPLEELAFDGTVITDLLSIRSSESLDAEIIGTLQYGDVIREGIKRGDWVRFAWGETTGYVSADYVQWEEMETLEGLVTGDNLPKKQEEARLAAEKAAQEAEQAQTPQEPTEPEQPAEPEQPAEPETPAVPETPVEPQTPTEPTEPGEAQEETRWTTDDLNVRASASRDAAIVKTIVKGEAVKGRVEGEWFVLSDGSGYAVLEFLTNQNPAEPTPTPSEPEKPNPVEPPAGESVSGYINEYDVNIRKGPGTSYASLGKAELNQYIEGTREGDWVRFTYNGQTAYVYATYVQATQVEKPTEPTDVVSAIIADAYAQLGTPYVWGGTTPGVGFDCSGLIYWLFNKHTNINIARTADDQAYYGYDVSWDNIQAGDLVFFDTDGYVNGNIGHVGLCVGGRVMIHASSYSGMQVVTVSLDGQGGYWHDSFVCARRNFN; from the coding sequence GCAGCGCAGTTTATCCATATGGATTCTTCAAACGCCGATTATATGACGCGCAATCTGGTGGAGGAGTATGCGAAAGCAAGTACGGAACAGGTTTCAGCGTATGCGGAGCAGTCGTCTTCCGTGGCACCGGTGCAGTATGTGCTGACCGAGGCGGTGCCGGAAGAATCCGTCGAACAGCAGTCCATTTCTTTGGCAGAAGAAGCGCCAAAAGTGTCCGAGGAGCCCGCTGAAGAAACATCGGAGCCGGAGGAGTCGACGCCGGAACCCGCACCCGAGCCGGAGCCGGAGCCAGAGAAAACGGTCGAAGTGGAAGCGCCGTTGGAGGAGTTGGCATTTGACGGCACCGTCATCACGGATCTGCTGAGCATTCGTTCCTCGGAAAGTTTAGACGCTGAGATCATTGGAACGCTCCAATATGGCGATGTAATCCGTGAAGGCATTAAACGCGGCGATTGGGTGCGCTTTGCCTGGGGAGAAACGACAGGATATGTTTCCGCCGACTATGTCCAATGGGAAGAGATGGAGACATTGGAAGGTCTCGTGACGGGAGACAATCTGCCGAAAAAGCAGGAAGAAGCACGTCTAGCGGCGGAAAAAGCGGCACAGGAAGCCGAGCAGGCGCAAACACCGCAGGAACCCACCGAACCAGAACAACCCGCCGAACCGGAGCAACCCGCCGAACCGGAAACCCCGGCAGTACCGGAAACGCCGGTGGAGCCGCAGACGCCGACGGAACCGACCGAGCCGGGCGAAGCGCAGGAGGAAACGCGCTGGACAACCGATGACTTGAATGTACGTGCGTCCGCTTCCCGGGATGCGGCAATCGTCAAGACGATTGTCAAGGGAGAAGCGGTGAAGGGACGTGTGGAAGGCGAATGGTTCGTTTTGAGCGACGGGTCGGGCTATGCGGTATTGGAATTCCTTACGAATCAAAATCCGGCGGAACCGACGCCGACACCGAGCGAGCCAGAGAAGCCGAATCCGGTGGAACCGCCGGCAGGCGAATCTGTTTCAGGCTATATTAACGAATACGATGTTAATATCCGCAAGGGACCGGGCACATCCTATGCCAGTCTCGGCAAGGCGGAGCTGAATCAGTACATCGAGGGAACGCGTGAGGGCGATTGGGTGCGTTTTACATACAACGGACAGACCGCCTACGTTTATGCGACCTATGTGCAGGCGACGCAAGTTGAGAAACCGACGGAGCCAACTGATGTCGTGTCCGCGATTATTGCGGATGCCTATGCACAGCTCGGCACGCCCTATGTATGGGGCGGTACGACACCGGGTGTCGGATTTGACTGCTCTGGTCTGATTTACTGGCTCTTTAATAAACATACGAATATTAACATTGCCCGAACGGCAGATGACCAGGCGTACTACGGTTACGACGTCAGTTGGGACAATATTCAGGCCGGCGATCTGGTGTTCTTTGACACGGACGGTTATGTGAACGGCAATATCGGGCACGTTGGGCTCTGCGTCGGCGGACGCGTGATGATTCACGCCAGCAGTTACAGCGGTATGCAGGTGGTCACGGTCAGCTTGGACGGACAGGGCGGTTATTGGCACGACAGTTTCGTCTGTGCGCGGCGCAATTTCAACTAA